The Erigeron canadensis isolate Cc75 unplaced genomic scaffold, C_canadensis_v1 Conyza_canadensis_unscaffolded:224, whole genome shotgun sequence DNA segment TCTTTCTCTTAGGCCAATGTTCTGGTATCTTACCTGCAGACaagaaattcacaaaatttgcaTACCAAGGAACAATAGAAATGGTTAGTAAATGTTCATCCGGAAACGTTTCATTGATCTCCTTGGTTGATCCATCATCCATTGATTGAATCCTTGACAAGTGGTCCGCTACCACGTTCTCACTTCCTTTCTTGTCTCGAATCTCCAAATCAAACTCTTGTAGTAGCAACACCCACCGAATTAGCCTTGGTTTTGCATCCTTTTTCTCCATCAAATGCTTCACCGCGCTATGATCTGTGTACACTATCACTTTGCTACCACAAATGTAAGAACGAAACTTGTCAAGTGCATAAACAACAGCAAGCAATTCTTTTTCGGTGGTTGTATAATTCAATTGGGCATCCGATAAAGTTTTGCTTGCATAATAAATCACAACGGGTTTCTTGTCTACCCGTTGCCCCAAAACAGCCCCGATTGCAAaatcacttgcatcacacataatTTCAAATGGCATGGACCAATTTGGTGATTGCAAAATGGGGGCTTCAACCAATTTCTCTTTCAAGGTTTCGAAAGCTTTTAAacactcttcatcaaaaacaaaaggtacaTCTTTTAGTAACAAATTACACAAAGGTTTTGTTATGACACTAAATCCTTTgatgaaccttctataaaaCCCGGCGTGTCCAAGAAAAGAACGGACACCCTTAACATTGGTTGGAGGGGGTAAAGTAGAAATCACTTTGATTTTGGCCCGGTCAACTTCCatgcctttatttgaaattacatgacccaaaaccgtcccctcttgaaccatgaagtggctcttttcccaacttaaaaccaaatttgtctcAACACATCTTTTCAAAACTTTGGTAAGCTCATCAAGACAATTATCAAAGGTTtgaccaaaaattgaaaaatcatccataaagattTCTAGTGATTCACCGACCATATCTGAAAAGATACTCATCATACACCTTTGAAAGGTGGCTGGAGCATTACACAAACCGAATGGCATTCGCCTAAAGGCAAAAGTCCCATAGGGGCATGTGAATGTGGTCTTGTGTTGGTCATCGGGATGGATAGCAATTTGATTATAACCTGAATAACCatctagaaaacaataaaacttctgacctgcaagtttttcaatgatttgatcaatgaatggtAATGGGAAATGATCTTTTGAAGTAGCGGTATTCAATTTCCTGTAATCAATGCACACCCTCCACCCGGTGATGGGTCGGGTAGCAATTTGCTCACCACTATCTCCTTTCACCACTTGAATTCCGGCTTTCTTAGGTACCGTTTGTGTTGGACTCACCCATGTACTATCCGAAATTGGGTAAACAATTCCAGCATCCAACCATTTTAGCACCTCCTTCTTCACAACTTCACGCATATGAGGATTCAACCTTCTTTGAGCATCACGTGAAGGTTTTGCTTCAGAATCGGTGATTATCTTATGCATCACAATTGATGGACTAATACCTTTTAAGTCGGCAATTGTCCACCCAATGGCCGCCTTGTTTTCCTTGAGCACTTTTAGCAATGCCTTTTCTTGCACTTCTTCCAAATTGATGCAATAATCACCGGTAAAGTTTGTTCTTCTCccaaaaatgcatacttcaaatgagATGGGAGCTCTTTCAACTCAACTTGTGGTGGACTTTCAATGGAAGGCTTGAGATGAGTATCAATATGATCCGGTAGACTTTCCACCaagtgagtccatggtggtctACCTTCTTGAATTGCCATGATCTCCCAATCtttctcttccttcttcaatGTTTCACTATGCTCCACAATTAACCTGTCAACTAAAGCACAAGACTCCCGTGTGTCCTCCTCATTTTCATGAGAAATACACTCATCAATGACGTCCGCCATAAAGCATTCGTCACTAACTACGGGGTTAGGAACACTAGCAAAAACATTCAATCTAATCTTACGGTTGCCAAAGGTCATTTCAACCGTACCCCTTCTACAATCAATTAATGCATTAGCGGTGGCCAAAAAGGGTCTACCCAAAATAACGGTGGGTTGCCTAACATTACCGCTTGGTGCAAAATCAAGTACCAAAAAGTCTACGGGTAGTAAAAATCCTCCACTTTAACTATGACATCTTGGACAATTCCCCTAGGGAGTTTGAGTGACAAATCAGCCATCACCAAGGTGGTGTCGACTTTTTCCAATGGTCCAAAGTCATATTGGTCATACAAAATACCCGGTAGGATACTCACACCCGCCCCAATATCCAAAGTGACCTTTTCATCTTAAAATCACCAACTTGAATTGTAATCAAAGGTGCTCCTGGATCTTGGAGTTTGGGTGGGAGTATGCCCATCACAACGGCACTAACTTCctcatttaaaacaattttctttggaAGCTTATGCTGCCGTTTTTGGGTACACAAGTCCTTGAGGTATTTAGCATAAGCCGGAACTTGTTTGATTATGTCAATAAGAGGTatattgattttcacttgtttaaaaatttcccACATTTCTTCCTCATGGGGACCTCTTTTCTTAAGTGTAGGCCTAAGTTTTGGATCAATCAAAGCCAAAGGGAAAGGAATGGTATTACCCTCCATATCCTTACCttgtttttcagaaaattttTCACTAGACCTATTGTTTTTTACCTCTTTAAAAGACACTTTTTACTTGGTTTAGGCAAAACAAATTCCGGTTCATGCTCACTATCTTGGTCATCATCAACTTCCTCCACCACACCATCTACCAGTGATGATGAAGGTTcaactttattatcataaatcctACCACTACGAAGAGTACTTACATTATTTATCTCCACATTCTTGATATTCTTTGAGCCGCTACTTTGGTGTTGTGGATTGATCTTTGTGTCACTTGGTAGCTTCCCCGGATCCTTTCTCAACGCAGCCACATCTTCCGCCAATTGACCAACTTGCTTTTGCAAACTTTCAACCGTTTTGTCCCGAATCTCATTTTTTCGATCCATTTCCTTCAAGTACTCCATAATCTCCCCGGTTGATACCTCATTACCTCCCGAATTCCCACCTTGGTTATTACCTTGTTGATAGTTCCTTGGATAGCCTCTATTGAACCCTTGATTTTGGCCACCTTGATAATTTCCTTGGTTGTAATTTCGGTTTTGGAACGGTTGAGATGGTGCTCCACTGGTTTGGTTGTTTCCTTGAAAGTTCGGGTTGAGTTGGTTTGATGAATTCCCATATCTAAGATTGGGATGGTTTCTCATTCCCGGATGATAAATGTTGGAGTTCATGTCAAATGGCCTCTTTTCTCCAAACACTTGATTCACCTCTTCAACTTCTTCCGGGAGTAATGGACATTGCAAAGCCGTATGCCCAAGCTCATCACAACTCTCACAAATCGGGTATTCTTGAGAAACTTGAGCAACACCCCTATTTTCAGCTTTCCCCAACTTAGCAAACTTTCGCTCCAATGCCTCAATTCGATCTTTTGTTGCTTGATCACTTGTTGATGATAATGAAGCAATTGGATGCCTTGCCCTCCTATTTGATTGAGCTTGTCTCTTTGAATTCACACTCATCTTCTCCAAGAATTCCCAATCAACATCTTCGGGATTTGTCAAGAAAGTACCATTGCTAATAGAATTcacatctcttttctcttccggtaacaaaccatcatagaaagcCGTGATCAACTCCCATTTAGCAATCCCATGGTGTGGACAAGTtctcaacaactcattaaaCCTCTTAAATGACTCATGAAATGTTTCACCCGATTGTTGTTGAAAGGTTCTAATGGAGGTTCTTGCGTCACTAGTCTTTTGCATTGTATAATACTCatccaagaattgttgttgcatTTCAGCCCATGTAAAGATACTACCCGACGGCAAAGCTAAGAACCATTGCTTCGCTTTATCCTTCAAAGTGAACTGAAACAAAACTAGTTTAATCTCATCCGGTGAGAATCCTTGACCTCCAATGGTACCACAAATAGCCTCAAACTCTGACAAATGCAAATAAGGCTCCTCCGTTGCTTTTCCATAGAAACTCGGTAATATACTCAAACATTGAGGTCTTACCTCAAACGCTCTACCCCTCAACACCGGTGGTACTATAGGTGAAGCATTAACGGTGATGGTGGGTCGAAAATGACTATCAACTCCTTGTGGTGGAGGTTGATAGTTCATGTTTGGAGCAGCTCGATTACGTGGTGGGTAAATTGGGTAGTTTCCATGACGGTTGTGGTTTGGTGGTCCTTGAGGAAATCTTTGGTTAATTGGAGGTTGGTTAAATTGCGGGTATTGGCGGTTTGGTGGTTGAACATAATCCTCCCCATCATTCCATTCATACCCATCCGAATGATCATCAAACCTCCTATCATCCCAATTAGCAACTCGATCATACACATCCTCCGTATACCGTGATCTATCTCCAACATAGGTTGGTGTTCCAAATCGGTGAGGAGTTGTAAAACCACTCCTCTCGGATCGGGGTGGTTGTTGATATTGGTCTTGATGTTGGTAGTTTGGTTCAAAGTTGGGTTCATGTTGAATTCCGGCGGGTTGGGTCTTTGGTGGAATGTTTCTTTGTGAATTACCGGGGTCACTCATAGTTGCACGGTGAAGTATTCGGTTTCTCCTAGCTGTTTTCTCAATTTCCGGATCAAACAACAATGGTGACTTCTTCTTTGAATACCTCGTATGCATATACAAAAAAACCTGTAGcctacatacaatgaacacaccTAGCGTAAAACTGAAATACaagaataaaaaggaaataaacaaactaacaactAAAACTAGACTacttctttttggatttttttttttttttttttttttttttttttaacaaattacaaacaaactttaacactttgcacaccgattccccggcagcggcgccaaaatttgatcgatgtcgttggaccgatcaaaaatataaactaaataccactaattagttagggtaagtcgaatatcgttccacagggaatcacgggaaagtgttaaacaagtttacaaaattaattaatctagacataaacttaaaatcgattgattgactgatttagttaaaactaaaaatgattattgacttaacacaataattcaattaaacaaaatagaccattctcatgctcccaattatgttttcaaatatgtaatctaacttatactcattggaaatcacatagacatgatttgttataacgtttggattgaatgaattcaaGAACTAGATTAGTTGGttatgatgattcacgataatggaaaccgggaattgacacaactagacttctaattcattgaagtaaaactacaagttcatgagagattctttcaataatccatgataaacaataatttgaaatcaaaagatagatgaatttcattcaaagtcataaacaagtaatcattcaaacaatccaaagaacattagatgtaaaagactaataagaattaaacatctaatccaatatgaatatgagaaagattgaacataaatggcttacataattgttcacatgagaatgatcaaaagaaaacctagcctatcatcttcatcattgaatcttcaatttgaattgtcatcttcatgaattggtgatttgatgatgattttggggtcttctctatgttaggaactgatattgtgagtgaatattatgaatggtaacttcccaagtcgtcaattgaattgtatataactgaaagttaattaaaaccataaaaatcgggtttctgatctgcaactggcgtaacctactaccccctgggcgtaagttacgccccttggattttcaactggcgtaacctactgccaagtctggcgtaagttacgccctttgtaatttcagaattccagatttttgcttctTGGTTCCTTGACTCGTTTCTTGATTTAATTAGCTCAATTTCATCACCTAgtgcctgaaacacttaacaaacataagagtacccctaatcgtctattaagcttcacaaaacaacttgattttacatcttaaaattatgcattctAGGCGTTTATCAGTCCccttacttttataaaaaaaatatatatatatatatatatatatggaaagtaATTAATCATGTTAaagattattttaaaaattctcctaaaatcttttccattaattttttttttggataagtatcctggaatgtaacaaactttagaCGAATGTAtatagtagaaaataactaaagttttgtgtattgtatgtaaacaactttaaaaaatgtttattgtatgtaagaaaacatacgtgtcaaccatatagaggtgccacttgtctgattttaattggttgaatacattttcttacatacaataaacattatttttgagttatttacatacaatacacataactttagttatttcctactatagacatctgttcaaagtttgttatattacaagatacttaaccttttttttaatatcttaaattttttaaaaagtttaattaggaagatttcatttttcaaaaattaaattatagtCCGCTTATTCTGCACCCAAATAGTACAACAGAAAAAGCTTAACAATGACTACGCGCTCTGGAAATCATTTCAAGTCACGCTCTACAAATGTCTAATACTCGTAGAAACCTCTAACAAAAAGAATTACTTAACCAACCACGTGCATCCACGCGCAATGTAACTAGCCTTAACAGAATCTCCGAAAATCACGTCCCCACAGGCCACAACTATATATACGTACAATTTGCACCTGGATGGATATATCACGCTTTCTCTCACTCTCACACTCATAGAAATCTCTCTCTTCGTTCtttctctatatctatatccaaTCTCTATAATTCAACTCCGGCGAAGATGTACAGAGTAGCAAGAGCATCGGAATATCTGGTGATCACCGGATTCGGAATCGAGGATATCAAAATCGCTAAGAAGGCATGGATATTCCCCGGCCAAACGTACTCTGTTTTCGATATCTCTCCGGTGAACTACACCTTCGAAGTACAAGCAATGAGCGCTGAGAAGCTTCCGTTCGTTCTTCCGGCGGTTTTCACAATCGGACCTCGTGCTGAAGACGACGAGAGTCTCCAGAAGTACGCGAAGCTGATATCGCCTCACGATAAACTGTCGGATCATGTGAATGAGTTAGTGAAGGGAATCATTGAAGGAGAGACTCGTGTACTTGCTGCTTCCATGACTATGGAAGATATTTTCAAAGGAACAAAGGATTTTAAGCAGGAAGTGTTTGAGAAGGTTCAATTGGAGCTGAATCAGTTTGGATTGTGGATCTACAATGCGAATGTTAAGCAGTTGGTTGATGTTCCTGGACATGAGTACTTTTCGTATCTAGGTCAGAAAACGCAGATGGAAGCGGCTAATCAGGCGAAAATCGATGTTGCTGAAGCTAAGATGAAGGTATAAATTTAATCATCAttctgttttttatttaatttttggattatattttgatttaataatttAGTCTGTGTTTAGTTTTGAGCTGTTGCTTTAGAAATAATATGATAAATGTTATTGTGATTTACTGAATAAACCTCAAGTTATATTGATGtgtgatattgtaatttattgatttagTATAGGTTTTATCTTTACCAGTTGCTTAAGTTTTGAATTGTGGCTATATAAACAGTTAGGGATGAAGGATTTTGTGATTTTACTGATATAGTCCGAGTTTAGTTCCATGTTGTTGCTACAAATATAATGTGACAAACGATATTGTGATTTACGGATATAACCTAGGTTATACTTGAGATGTTGCTTAAATTGAATTGTAGCTGCATCAAACAGAGTTAAAAATGACTTTGTGATCTATTTTAACTGAATTTAGGTTAGACTTTGAGATGTAGATTTTGTGATCAATTGAATTAATATTGAAGGATTATGTGTATTGTTATGCTGCTGCTCAGGTTTTAAACAATGTGATAGATTATATCGTGATTCATTACCGCCAAGTTCCATTTTGAGTTGCTGTTTACCTTATGAATAGTGGCTACATAAACAATGTATTGAAATATATAGTGATTTATTGCTTCGAGAATATGAGTTAAATTTTGTGATTAATGATATCATGATTTATTGCTTCGGTATGGGTTTTACTTTGTGATGAATGGTATTGTAATTTACTAAATCGATATGAATTTAGTTGTGTATTGTTGCTTAGCTTATAACTTGTAGCTACATAAGAAATGCAAATATTCGATGAATGATTTTGTAGTTTGAGGATTAAATAGGAGTTTACCTTTAAGtttctgttttagtttattgtgGCTACATAACTGATGTGATGAATGATTATGTGGCTATATATTTGGAACTAAGTTCTTTTGGAGTTGTTTAAGCTTTAAGTTGAAGGTAGATAAACTGTGTGCGTGGTGAatgatttattgatataacatgTGATTACTTTTGAGATTGCTGTTAGATATTGAATTGCATTTACTTGATAAATATGAAGAATGCTTATGTGACTATAGATAAACTGTCCAACGATTAATGATTCTTTAAGGGTGAAATAGGATTAAATCTTCAATTACTACATAATCATCACTAGATTTGTTATCAGCTTGCTTGAAACTGTAGTTAATAGTTAGGATAATCTGGAGATCAATGATGCATTTGTTGAATTTGAATGCATGATTTAGTGTGAAATAAGATAAAATCTTTGATCAACGCCTTTTCATCATACTTTGAGTTAGTCTGAGTTTAGCTTTAAGTTCTTAAAGTATTAAATCGTAGCTACATAATGTGATTGTTAATTTGGTGATGTAGGGTGAGATAGGAGCAAAGCTTCGAACCGGACAGACACTGCAGAATGCAGCAAAGATTGATGCTGAGACAAAGATCATATCGACCCAGAGGCAAGGACAGGGGAAAAAGGAAGAGATAAGAGTGATGACTGAGGTAAAGGTGTTTGAGAATGAGAGGGAGGCTGAAGTGGCTGAAGCAAATGCTGAGCTGGCAATGAAGAAGGCGAAGTGGGCGAAGAATTCACAGGTTGCAGAGGTGGAAGCCAGGAAGGCGGTGGCACTCAGGGAGGCAGAACTGCAAAAGGAGGTTGAAATCATGAATGCTTTGACTCAGACAGAGAAGCTCAAGGCTGACTTCCTGAGCAAAGCTAGTGTTGAGTATGAAACCAAGGTACATTACTCTATGCAATTTATACGAGTACTATATAAAGCGTAAACATTCTGaaacatatattgaaatattgGTTACAAAATTCATGGATGAACAGGAATGCATATATTTAGTAAGCAAATAACCAgtaattttttaatgaattaaaaagcAAAATGCAGGAATATTGAACATTTTTATAACCGTTATTGATTACTTCTATTATATAACGAAGGAAAAGGCAAAATGTGGAgattttgataattaattttaaCTATAAATGACGCATTTTATTATACAGCTACTTGAAAAAGATGCAAGGAATTTAGTTATCAGAGTCCAAGTATGTGATGAACGAATAAACTTTTTGTTTGGTCATATTTGAAACAGATGTATAGGTAATTTGAactgttttttaattttgcttaACTAAGTTATCATGTTCGTGATGTTAATAAAGGTACAAGAGGCAAACTGGGAGCTATACAAGAAGCAAAAAGCTGCAGAAGCGGCACTctatgagaaagaaaaagaagcagAGGCTCAAAAGGCGATGGCTGAGGCCTCATATTATGCTCGCCAACAAGTAGCCGATGGTGAATTATATGCAAAACAAAAGGAGGCAGAGGGTCTCATTGCGCTTGCCCAAGCCCATGGTGCCTACATGCGCACACTTCTTGAGACATTAGGAGGAAACTATGCATATGTAAGGGATTATCTGATGGTCAATAGCCGAATGTATCAAGAAATCGCCCAGATTAATGGTGACGCTGTTAAGGGGTTGCAGCCAAAGATAAGCATTTGGACTGGTGCAGGTGGTAGTGGCGAAGGCAGGGATGGTGGTAAGGGCATGGTTGGTGGTGCTATGAATGAAGTTGCAGAGGTCTATAAGATGTTGCCGCCATTGTTGAGCACAGTTCATGAGCAGACTGGAATGTCACCTCCAAATTGGATGGGCAGGATTACTGGATCCTAGTTTCCAGTATTTCTGTAGGTACTTCCAAGGTTAACCATGTGATTAGAATCTTCTAGTATTTTCAAGGTTTTTTACTTTTGAACCATGTGATTAGAATGCCTCGTACTTCAAAGGTCTTTTAGTTTAATCATGTTATTAGGAGGCGTCAGTACATTGAAGGTCTTTCTTTTAGCCATGTGATTAGAATGCTTTGGTACTTCAAAGGTCTTTTAGCTTAAATCGGTAATCAAAATGCGTTTAAGATAACTCATAGAGTCATAGCTGAGTTTAAGTTGCACCGTTTGATACTTACAGATCTATCAATTGGACCGCATTCCACCATCATAACGCATAGCAATTATAGCAAATTATTTGTTTAGTAGCAGAAGTTACTTCAAATCACTTATATGAACAATAAACAAATCTTCAGAAGAAAATAGAATTTCATTATAACTTGAACTGTATTTAGTCCACATTTTATACCGTAACATCCTGAAGGTCAAGTAATGAGATGAAAATAGAATAAGACTTCTCTATAAAATGCACTTAAACGTTAGACCCGTAAATAGCTTCAATGTCAAACTCTGTTATGATGTGTACCCAGCTGATGGCAAGCCTATGTTGTATCGAGGGCAGAGGAAATATACATATAGTTTTGTAACACGCACTGCATATAATCTATCTGCAAGGCTTAAGGTCCCCAGTTTGGAATGTTTTGTGAGGCTTCGTTCACCATTTTCACAAGAGTTACCTGCCATTTTTATAAACTCGTAAGAGGGATAAAGTAGACTCGATTACAAACCACCTATCAGGTGAAAGAGTTTGACTTTTAAGATCATACAAAGACTATTGAAGAAAACCTTAACTTCAAAAGTGATATGAACTAGTTAGGTTTTCATAGAACTTTGAAAACTACACGAGAAGTAAACATGGACAAGAACATGGTAAGGAGTTGTAATCCTTATCAATTGTGGATACGAAAAGTAATAAGTTTGAACTTGAAGTGAAATAGTACAAGTTATAAAACAAAAGCTTACCACACTTTCGGGGACGCCAGGTGGGGGTAGCGGAAGGTTTCTTGGAGGGTAGATGTTATCAAATGATCTTTTGTCAAATCTCCACTCCCCAATCTTTCCATACGTCAACTTCCCCTGTAAAATAGCTCAATACAATTACAAAATATTACTATAGAAAGGCATTTATTTTAAACTATCAGGTCATAAGTTGTAATTATTAATTCTGGGAACTAAACATCACAAGATCAAGTCATGAAAACACCTTGTATGGGAACTAAGACGAGTTCATTGGTGTCTCTTAGAGCAGACAAATTAGTCGTTTGTTTATTTTATCATGGGTCACCAGGTaagtaaattataaaaaatatggcTAATATGGAAACAGGTCACATGAGCTGAACGGGTCAAAAGTCGCCTAAAGAGTACCTAAAAATGATGTGTTTGGAGTCAGCCGTTACACAACCCACATAGTTTTCCACCTCTAAAGTTGCCATTTGTTCAGATTATTCTGACTATTCAACGGCAAGAAAACTTGGTTAGCAGAAACAACATACCTGCATATCATAATCGCATCCGTATGTGTAGTGTATTATAAACTTGTTGCCAATTTCTGTGTCCCATGGGGGCTATTGAATATACGgaaaaaacaagaaaagatCAAAATTAGTGAAGTTATTATTCAAAGTAGACTAAAGAAAGGgaaataatcatataattacTTTAACCCATGAATCCATTTTTAATTCAGATCTTACGGACCGAACTCCACAAAAGCGAAGTTCTTACACTCCTAGACAACACAACAGTGTAGACTGTAGATATGCCAACCTCAAAGTTTTAATAAATCGAAAGAGTAACTTTGGCTTGAATTTGCCAAATCAAACAACGTTACATATATCATTGTAAATTGTAGATGTGCCAACCTCAACCCATATActtatactaattaatttatgttttcttttatcaaaaaaatgGGTCAACTGTAGAACAAATATAGCTGAAAGGGGAACTGGTCAAACAGACGGAAAGAAAGTCATCCAATCTCTGTTTTTAGTGCATACATGATACAACCTAATTCGTTTTATTCAATGATTTAGATTCTTGTTGTAATAATTTCGTTATTGTAATCTTACAAAACTCTACATTaatagaaattgaaaaatagaaaaaagggTGGTCACCCTAACCTAGCCCAactcaacccaacccaacccgtATTAAGTATTAACCCATTGCAGAACCTGCCTATCATGCCCCTTTAGGATATTCTGAGCTGATCCCGTTACA contains these protein-coding regions:
- the LOC122584309 gene encoding flotillin-like protein 3: MYRVARASEYLVITGFGIEDIKIAKKAWIFPGQTYSVFDISPVNYTFEVQAMSAEKLPFVLPAVFTIGPRAEDDESLQKYAKLISPHDKLSDHVNELVKGIIEGETRVLAASMTMEDIFKGTKDFKQEVFEKVQLELNQFGLWIYNANVKQLVDVPGHEYFSYLGQKTQMEAANQAKIDVAEAKMKGEIGAKLRTGQTLQNAAKIDAETKIISTQRQGQGKKEEIRVMTEVKVFENEREAEVAEANAELAMKKAKWAKNSQVAEVEARKAVALREAELQKEVEIMNALTQTEKLKADFLSKASVEYETKVQEANWELYKKQKAAEAALYEKEKEAEAQKAMAEASYYARQQVADGELYAKQKEAEGLIALAQAHGAYMRTLLETLGGNYAYVRDYLMVNSRMYQEIAQINGDAVKGLQPKISIWTGAGGSGEGRDGGKGMVGGAMNEVAEVYKMLPPLLSTVHEQTGMSPPNWMGRITGS